In Dromaius novaehollandiae isolate bDroNov1 chromosome 4, bDroNov1.hap1, whole genome shotgun sequence, a single genomic region encodes these proteins:
- the HNRNPD gene encoding heterogeneous nuclear ribonucleoprotein D0 isoform X2, giving the protein MKMFIGGLSWDTTKKDLKDYFSKFGEVVDCTLKLDPITGRSRGFGFVLFKESESVDKVMDQKEHKLNGKVIDPKRAKAMKTKEPVKKIFVGGLSPDTPEEKIREYFGGFGEVESIELPMDNKTNKRRGFCFITFKEEEPVKKIMEKKYHNVGLSKCEIKVAMSKEQYQQQQQWGSRGGFVGRARGRGGGPSQNWNQGYSNYWNQGYGNYGYNSQGYGGYGGYDYTGYNNYYGYGDYSNQQSGYGKVSRRGGHQNSYKPY; this is encoded by the exons AT GAAAATGTTTATTGGCGGCCTTAGCTGGGACACTACAAAGAAAGATCTGAAGGACTATTTCTCTAAATTTGGTGAAGTCGTAGACTGCACTCTGAAGCTAGATCCCATCACTGGGCGATCAAGAGGCTTCGGCTTTGTACTCTTTAAAGAATCGGAAAGCGTAGATAAG GTCATGGACCAGAAAGAACACAAGCTGAATGGAAAAGTCATTGATCCTAAAAGAGCTAAAGCCATGAAAACAAAAGAACCTGTTAAGAAGATTTTTGTTGGAGGCTTATCTCCAGACACCCCTGAAGAGAAAATCAGGGaatattttgggggttttggcGAG GTCGAATCTATAGAGCTCCCCATGGACAACAAAACTAACAAAAGGCGTGGATTCTGCTTCATTACTTTCAAGGAGGAGGAACCAGTGAAGAaaataatggagaagaaataccaTAATGTTGGGCTTAGTAAA TGTGAAATAAAAGTAGCCATGTCTAAGGAACagtaccagcagcagcagcagtggggaAGTAGAGGAGGGTTTGTCGGAAGAGCTCGAGGACGAGGTGGAG GCCCCAGCCAGAACTGGAACCAGGGATACAGCAACTACTGGAATCAGGGGTATGGAAACTATGGCTACAACAGCCAGGGGTACGGAGGTTATGGAGGATATGACTACACTGGTTACAACAACTACTATGGATATGGTGACTATAGCA ATCAGCAGAGTGGTTATGGGAAAGTATCTCGGAGAGGTGGTCATCAAAATAGCTACAAACCATACTAA
- the HNRNPD gene encoding heterogeneous nuclear ribonucleoprotein D0 isoform X1 produces the protein MSEQQFAMDSAAAGAGGGAAEAAEQPEGLAAAAGAGGADGSGGGGGGIESEGAKIDASKNEEDEGKMFIGGLSWDTTKKDLKDYFSKFGEVVDCTLKLDPITGRSRGFGFVLFKESESVDKVMDQKEHKLNGKVIDPKRAKAMKTKEPVKKIFVGGLSPDTPEEKIREYFGGFGEVESIELPMDNKTNKRRGFCFITFKEEEPVKKIMEKKYHNVGLSKCEIKVAMSKEQYQQQQQWGSRGGFVGRARGRGGGPSQNWNQGYSNYWNQGYGNYGYNSQGYGGYGGYDYTGYNNYYGYGDYSNQQSGYGKVSRRGGHQNSYKPY, from the exons atgTCGGAGCAGCAGTTCGCCATGGactcggcggcggccggcgccgggggcggcgcggcggaggcAGCGGAGCAGCCCgaggggctggcggcggcggccggcgcggggggcgccgacgggagcggcggcggcggcggcgggatcGAGTCGGAGGGAGCCAAGATCGACGCGAGCAAGAACGAGGAGGACGAggg GAAAATGTTTATTGGCGGCCTTAGCTGGGACACTACAAAGAAAGATCTGAAGGACTATTTCTCTAAATTTGGTGAAGTCGTAGACTGCACTCTGAAGCTAGATCCCATCACTGGGCGATCAAGAGGCTTCGGCTTTGTACTCTTTAAAGAATCGGAAAGCGTAGATAAG GTCATGGACCAGAAAGAACACAAGCTGAATGGAAAAGTCATTGATCCTAAAAGAGCTAAAGCCATGAAAACAAAAGAACCTGTTAAGAAGATTTTTGTTGGAGGCTTATCTCCAGACACCCCTGAAGAGAAAATCAGGGaatattttgggggttttggcGAG GTCGAATCTATAGAGCTCCCCATGGACAACAAAACTAACAAAAGGCGTGGATTCTGCTTCATTACTTTCAAGGAGGAGGAACCAGTGAAGAaaataatggagaagaaataccaTAATGTTGGGCTTAGTAAA TGTGAAATAAAAGTAGCCATGTCTAAGGAACagtaccagcagcagcagcagtggggaAGTAGAGGAGGGTTTGTCGGAAGAGCTCGAGGACGAGGTGGAG GCCCCAGCCAGAACTGGAACCAGGGATACAGCAACTACTGGAATCAGGGGTATGGAAACTATGGCTACAACAGCCAGGGGTACGGAGGTTATGGAGGATATGACTACACTGGTTACAACAACTACTATGGATATGGTGACTATAGCA ATCAGCAGAGTGGTTATGGGAAAGTATCTCGGAGAGGTGGTCATCAAAATAGCTACAAACCATACTAA